A part of Rhinoderma darwinii isolate aRhiDar2 chromosome 1, aRhiDar2.hap1, whole genome shotgun sequence genomic DNA contains:
- the LOC142669128 gene encoding uncharacterized protein LOC142669128 has translation MEEWEYLEEHKDLYEEVMMENYRPRTSQENPSKNWGKVEDEDIMQQSSEENFITLNVQPGLRSTDLSCNTHNHEELSPDQSQIVTTGTAEKVGKRFQCGEQFTKILGVFTNQRVHTGEKSYSCTECGKCFSKNSHLVRHERIHTGEKPYSCSECGKCFNLKSGLVIHERSHTGEKPYSCSECGKCFSKNSHLVRHERIHTGEKPYSCSECGKCFKAKSCLVRHERSHTGEKPYSCSECGKCFTDKSNLGIHERIHTGVKPYSCSECGKCFTDKSTLVKHVRSHKGEKPYSCSECGKCFTEKSSLVRHKRIHTREKLYSCSECGKCFTAKSSFVKHAKSHTGEKPYSCSECGKCFATKSTLVRHEIIHTGEKPYSCS, from the exons atggaggagtgggagtatctagaagaacacaaggatctgtacgaggaggtcatgatggagaactaccggccacgcacatcacaag aaaatcccagtaagaactggggtaaagtagaagatgaagatatcatgcagcagtcttcagaAGAAAACTTCATCACCCTTAATGTACAGCCTGGGCTTCGCAGTACAGATCTATCATGCAATACTCACAATCATGAGGAACTttctcctgaccaatcacagattgttaccacagGTACAGCTGAGAAAGtgggtaaaaggtttcaatgtggtgAACAGTTCACAAAAATATTAGGTGTTTTTACAAACCAAAgagttcacacaggggagaagtcgTATTCATgtacagaatgtggaaaatgtttttcaaaaaactcacatcttgttagacatgagagaattcacacaggagagaagccatattcatgttcagaatgtgggaaatgttttaaccttaaatcaggtcttgttatacatgagagaagtcacacaggagagaagccatattcgtgttcagaatgtggaaaatgtttttcgAAAAACtcacatcttgttagacatgagagaattcacacaggagagaaaccatattcatgttcagaatgtgggaaatgttttaaagcAAAATCatgtcttgttagacatgagagaagtcacacaggagagaaaccgtattcatgttcagaatgtgggaaatgttttacagataaatcaaatcttggtatacatgagagaattcacacaggagtgaaaccgtattcatgttcagaatgtggaaaatgttttacagataaatcaactcttgttaaacatgtgagaagtcacaaaggagagaagccatattcatgttcagaatgtgggaaatgttttacagaaaaatcaagtcttgttagacataagagaattcacacaAGAGAGAAactgtattcatgttcagaatgtgggaaatgttttacagctaaatcaaGTTTTGTTAAACATGCgaaaagtcacacaggagagaagccatattcatgttcagaatgtgggaaatgttttgcaacGAAATCaactcttgttagacatgagataattcacacaggagagaagccatattcatgttcataa